Below is a window of Deltaproteobacteria bacterium DNA.
TGGGGACTGTATGTTCATGTCTGTAAGATGGAGACGCTCCGAGAGGCCTACAAGATGGCCAAGAAGAATAATGGTGCACCGGGAATAGACGGGGTAACATTTGAGGCCATTGAGGAATCGGGTCTGGAAGCTTTTCTTGAGCAGATAAGAGAAGAACTGGTCTCAGGCACGTATCGACCGATGAGGAATCGAAGGAAGGAGATACCCAAAGACAAAAATAAGGTCAGGATTTTGGGGATTCCTTGCATTCGAGACCGTGTGGTTCAAGGAGCATTGAAGCTAATCTTTGAACCGATCTTTGAAGCCGATTTCCAGGAAGGGTCATATGGATATCGACCCAAGCGGACAGCCCATGCGGCTGTAGGACGTGTGGCAGAAGCAGTGGTGAAAAACAAAACACGGGTCATCGATGTAGACCTTAAGGCCTACTTTGATAATGTTCGGCATGATATCATTCTTAGGAAGATTGCCGAACGAGTGGACGATGGCGATGTGATGCGACTGCTGAAGCTGATTCTGGAAGCTAATGGTAAGCGGGGAGTACCACAAGGGGGAGTAATTTCGCCATTGCTCAGTAATCTCTATCTCAACGAAGTGGATAAGATGCTGGAACGGGCAAAAGAAGTCACCCGTCATGGCAAA
It encodes the following:
- the ltrA gene encoding group II intron reverse transcriptase/maturase: MIKAPISLQNLRRKIYLKAKSEKAWRFWGLYVHVCKMETLREAYKMAKKNNGAPGIDGVTFEAIEESGLEAFLEQIREELVSGTYRPMRNRRKEIPKDKNKVRILGIPCIRDRVVQGALKLIFEPIFEADFQEGSYGYRPKRTAHAAVGRVAEAVVKNKTRVIDVDLKAYFDNVRHDIILRKIAERVDDGDVMRLLKLILEANGKRGVPQGGVISPLLSNLYLNEVDKMLERAKEVTRHGKYTYIEYARFADDLVILVDGFRKWNWLEKAAYRRLLEELNKLDVQVNQEKTRIVDLTKDETFSFLGFDFRRMKTRQGKWGVRITPRMKARTTLLRKLKEVFRRHNSQPVDRVIYLINPILRGWVNYFRVGHASGCFGYIKDWVEKKIRRHQMRARKRCGFGWNRWNRDWFYKNLGVYNDYKVRYYQA